One stretch of Zingiber officinale cultivar Zhangliang chromosome 6B, Zo_v1.1, whole genome shotgun sequence DNA includes these proteins:
- the LOC121989845 gene encoding dihydrolipoyllysine-residue acetyltransferase component of acetoin cleaving system-like isoform X2 produces MPFCGSSEDGTRIFYRRFGHGNTKVLLIIGLAATHDSWEPQIKGLTGAIEPNDEEEAASIDGDGNLDCDDEESQSGIEVCCFDNRGVGESSIPMKKSQYTTTIMAKDALALLDHLDWKRAHVFGHSMGAMIACKLAALAPERICSLALLNVTGGGFECFPKIDRQIISLAYRFLRAKTPEQRATVDLETHYTKEYLNEYVGLHTRREILYQEYVKAISSAGMQSNCGFEGQVNACWKHKMTAKELDTIRSSRFLISVIHGRYDIIAQLDHARKLAKMLQPSTRMVELQAGHLVTHERTDEVNQALMNLINASKSKQKPEEWYYIPERQTGCLSIRGLLSSLLIVYQLLGKLQLSFLYVIGIFLMGYEHLRNLFTSTRTVKSCILQFLVQK; encoded by the exons ATGCCTTTTTGCGGATCGAGCGAGGATGGTACCAGGATTTTCTACAGGAGATTTGGCCACGGGAACACCAAAGTCCTCCTGATCATTG gaTTGGCAGCGACGCATGATTCGTGGGAACCCCAGATCAAGGGGTTGACGGGCGCGATTGAACCCAACGATGAGGAGGAAGCAGCGTCTATCGATGGCGATGGGAACTTGGATTGCGATGATGAGGAGTCGCAGAGTGGGATCGAGGTTTGCTGCTTCGACAATCGTGGGGTGGGCGAGAGTTCAATACCCATGAAAAAATCCCAATACAC AACCACTATAATGGCGAAAGATGCACTTGCCCTATTGGATCATCTGGATTGGAAAAGGGCTCACGTGTTCGGGCATTCAATGG GTGCAATGATAGCTTGCAAATTGGCAGCATTAGCACCAGAGCGGATTTGTTCATTGGCTTTGCTCAATGTCACTGGAGGTGGTTTTGAGTGCTTTCCAAAG ATTGATCGACAAATTATATCCCTTGCGTATCGTTTCTTGAGAGCAAAAACTCCAGAGCAAAGAGCTACTGTTGATCTGGAGACCCATTACACGAAG GAATATCTCAACGAATATGTTGGATTGCATACGAGAAGAGAAATCCTTTACCAA GAGTATGTAAAAGCTATATCATCAGCCGGGATGCAATCTAACTGTGGCTTTGAAGGCCAAGTCAATGCTTGCTGGAAACATAAAATGACAGCAAAGGAGCTTGACACAATTCGATCATCTCGGTTTCTCATTTCAGTTATCCATGGCAG GTATGATATTATTGCTCAATTAGATCATGCAAGGAAGCTGGCCAAGATGCTTCAACCATCTACCCGAATGGTGGAACTTCAAGCTGGGCATTTAGTGACACATGAAAGGACAGATGAG GTTAATCAGGCTCTCATGAATCTAATAAATGCTTCAAAATCCAAGCAGAAGCCTGAAGAATGGTATTATATTCCAGAAAGACAAACAG GTTGTCTCTCAATCCGTGGCTTGTTAAGTAGTCTACTGATAGTTTATCAATTGCTCGGGAAGTTGCAACTTAGCTTCCTTTATGTCATTGGAATTTTCCTTATGGGATATGAGCATTTGAGGAACCTTTTCACAAGCACGAGAACTGTTAAGAGTTGCATCTTGCAATTCTTAGTCCAGAAATAG
- the LOC121989844 gene encoding DEAD-box ATP-dependent RNA helicase 15-like isoform X1 — protein MGEAKDNDVYEEELLDYEEEEEKAPDSVAAKVSGEAVKKGYVGIHSSGFRDFLLKPELLRAIVDCGFEHPSEVQHECIPQAILGMDVICQAKSGMGKTAVFVLSTLQQIEPTAGQVAALVMCHTRELAFQICHEFERFSTYLPDIKIAVFYGGVHIMKHKDILKNDCPHIVVGTPGRVLALARDKDLNLKNVRHFILDECDKMLESLDMRRDVQEIFKLTPHDKQVMMFSATLSKEIRPVCKKFMQDPMEIYVDDEAKLTLHGLVQHYIKLTELEKNRKLNDLLDALDFNQVVIFVKSVSRAAELNKLLVECNFPSICIHSGMSQEERLTKYKNFKEGLKRILVATDLVGRGIDIERVNIVINYDMPDSADTYLHRVGRAGRFGTKGLAITFVSSAADSDVLNQVQERFEVDIKELPEQIDTSTYMPS, from the exons ATGGGGGAAGCCAAGGATAACGATGTTTACGAGGAGGAGCTCCTGGactacgaagaggaggaagagaaagctcCGGATTCGGTCGCTGCCAAGGTTTCCGGTGAAGCAGTGAAAAA GGGTTACGTTGGGATTCACAGTTCCGGATTCAGAGACTTTCTGTTGAAGCCAGAACTCCTTCGTGCTATCGTTGATTGTGGTTTTGAGCATCCTTCCGAAG TACAACATGAATGTATTCCACAAGCTATTCTGGGAATGGATGTTATTTGTCAAGCAAAGTCTGGAATGGGTAAAACGGCGGTTTTTGTACTTTCTACTCTTCAGCAAATTGAGCCAACAGCAGGCCAAGTTGCTGCACTTGTGATGTGTCATACAAGAGAATTGGCCTTCCAG ATTTGCCATGAGTTTGAGCGATTCAGCACGTACTTACCAGACATCAAGATTGCTGTATTCTATGGGGGAGTTCACATCATGAAGCACAAGGACATTTTAAAGAATGATTGCCCACATATAGTAGTTGGCACACCAGGAAGAGTGTTAGCATTGGCAAGAGATAAAGATCTTAATTTGAAGAATGTGAGGCATTTTATTCTTGATGAATGCGATAAGATGCTGGAGTCACTTG ACATGCGGAGAGATGTACAGGAAATTTTCAAACTGACACCGCACGACAAACAAGTCATGATGTTTTCAGCTACTCTCAGCAAGGAGATACGCCCAGTCTGCAAGAAATTCATGCAAGAT CCTATGGAAATATATGTTGATGATGAGGCCAAGCTAACACTTCATGGTCTAGTACAG CATTACATCAAATTGACTGAGTTGGAAAAGAATCGGAAGCTGAATGATCTTTTGGATGCACTGGACTTCAATCAAGTAGTGATTTTTGTGAAAAGTGTGAGCCGTGCAGCTGAGCTGAACAAGTTACTTGTAGAATGCAATTTTCCAtcgatctgtatacactctggcATGTCACAGGAAGAAAG GTTGACAAAGTACAAGAACTTTAAGGAAGGGCTCAAAAGAATTCTTGTTGCTACAGATCTGGTTGGGAGAGGAATTGATATTGAACGGGTTAACATCGTGATTAATTATGATATGCCAGATTCTGCTGACACATACTTGCACAGG GTTGGAAGAGCTGGTCGATTTGGAACTAAAGGACTTGCTATTACATTTGTTTCATCGGCAGCTGATTCTGATGTCCTTAATCAG GTGCAAGAGAGGTTTGAAGTAGACATAAAAGAGCTGCCTGAGCAGATAGACACTTCAACGTACA TGCCTTCGTGA
- the LOC121989844 gene encoding DEAD-box ATP-dependent RNA helicase 15-like isoform X2: MFLSLVENRVNLSIKGSRRLFFTYWGTPQFSSVQHECIPQAILGMDVICQAKSGMGKTAVFVLSTLQQIEPTAGQVAALVMCHTRELAFQICHEFERFSTYLPDIKIAVFYGGVHIMKHKDILKNDCPHIVVGTPGRVLALARDKDLNLKNVRHFILDECDKMLESLDMRRDVQEIFKLTPHDKQVMMFSATLSKEIRPVCKKFMQDPMEIYVDDEAKLTLHGLVQHYIKLTELEKNRKLNDLLDALDFNQVVIFVKSVSRAAELNKLLVECNFPSICIHSGMSQEERLTKYKNFKEGLKRILVATDLVGRGIDIERVNIVINYDMPDSADTYLHRVGRAGRFGTKGLAITFVSSAADSDVLNQVQERFEVDIKELPEQIDTSTYMPS, encoded by the exons ATGTTTCTCAGTTTGGTGGAGAATAGGGTAAACCTTTCCATTAAAGGATCCAGAAGATTATTTTTTACTTACTGGGGTACTCCTCAATTTTCATCAGTACAACATGAATGTATTCCACAAGCTATTCTGGGAATGGATGTTATTTGTCAAGCAAAGTCTGGAATGGGTAAAACGGCGGTTTTTGTACTTTCTACTCTTCAGCAAATTGAGCCAACAGCAGGCCAAGTTGCTGCACTTGTGATGTGTCATACAAGAGAATTGGCCTTCCAG ATTTGCCATGAGTTTGAGCGATTCAGCACGTACTTACCAGACATCAAGATTGCTGTATTCTATGGGGGAGTTCACATCATGAAGCACAAGGACATTTTAAAGAATGATTGCCCACATATAGTAGTTGGCACACCAGGAAGAGTGTTAGCATTGGCAAGAGATAAAGATCTTAATTTGAAGAATGTGAGGCATTTTATTCTTGATGAATGCGATAAGATGCTGGAGTCACTTG ACATGCGGAGAGATGTACAGGAAATTTTCAAACTGACACCGCACGACAAACAAGTCATGATGTTTTCAGCTACTCTCAGCAAGGAGATACGCCCAGTCTGCAAGAAATTCATGCAAGAT CCTATGGAAATATATGTTGATGATGAGGCCAAGCTAACACTTCATGGTCTAGTACAG CATTACATCAAATTGACTGAGTTGGAAAAGAATCGGAAGCTGAATGATCTTTTGGATGCACTGGACTTCAATCAAGTAGTGATTTTTGTGAAAAGTGTGAGCCGTGCAGCTGAGCTGAACAAGTTACTTGTAGAATGCAATTTTCCAtcgatctgtatacactctggcATGTCACAGGAAGAAAG GTTGACAAAGTACAAGAACTTTAAGGAAGGGCTCAAAAGAATTCTTGTTGCTACAGATCTGGTTGGGAGAGGAATTGATATTGAACGGGTTAACATCGTGATTAATTATGATATGCCAGATTCTGCTGACACATACTTGCACAGG GTTGGAAGAGCTGGTCGATTTGGAACTAAAGGACTTGCTATTACATTTGTTTCATCGGCAGCTGATTCTGATGTCCTTAATCAG GTGCAAGAGAGGTTTGAAGTAGACATAAAAGAGCTGCCTGAGCAGATAGACACTTCAACGTACA TGCCTTCGTGA
- the LOC121990714 gene encoding TPD1 protein homolog 1-like: MGSSSSIGGGGSAYLFFFALLFHAMEAAVGVDLLDPTAEVSKVLVNGETSAINVPLAGTNPPAMSLKVEERMGEEGLCSKEDILLYQGETAPLPNGIPTYTVQILNTCAGSCAVGVIHVRCGWFSSARLINPRVFRRLSFDDCLVNDGAAIAPGGSVSFQYANSFPYPLSVASGAC, from the exons ATGGGATCATCCAGCTCGATCGGCGGCGGCGGCTCTGCCTACCTCTTCTTCTTCGCTCTGCTTTTTCATG CGATGGAAGCAGCAGTGGGCGTCGATCTACTTGACCCAACGGCGGAAGTTTCGAAGGTATTAGTTAACG GAGAAACCTCCGCCATCAACGTCCCACTGGCCGGAACCAATCCTCCGGCGATGTCGCTGAAGGTGGAGGAGCGGATGGGGGAAGAAGGACTTTGCTCAAAGGAAGATATACTGCTGTACCAGGGGGAAACGGCGCCGCTTCCCAACGGGATTCCGACCTACACGGTGCAGATTCTGAACACCTGCGCCGGCAGTTGCGCCGTCGGTGTCATCCACGTGCGATGCGGATGGTTCAGCTCCGCCCGCCTGATCAACCCCCGCGTCTTCCGACGGCTCAGCTTCGACGACTGCCTCGTCAACGACGGCGCCGCCATTGCGCCGGGAGGCTCCGTCTCCTTCCAGTACGCTAACTCGTTTCCCTACCCGCTCTCCGTCGCCTCCGGCGCCTGCTAA
- the LOC121989845 gene encoding uncharacterized protein LOC121989845 isoform X1: MPFCGSSEDGTRIFYRRFGHGNTKVLLIIGLAATHDSWEPQIKGLTGAIEPNDEEEAASIDGDGNLDCDDEESQSGIEVCCFDNRGVGESSIPMKKSQYTTTIMAKDALALLDHLDWKRAHVFGHSMGAMIACKLAALAPERICSLALLNVTGGGFECFPKIDRQIISLAYRFLRAKTPEQRATVDLETHYTKEYLNEYVGLHTRREILYQEYVKAISSAGMQSNCGFEGQVNACWKHKMTAKELDTIRSSRFLISVIHGRLVLDKLTHLFLCYFSLLKSREKPNSYATIHVRYDIIAQLDHARKLAKMLQPSTRMVELQAGHLVTHERTDEVNQALMNLINASKSKQKPEEWYYIPERQTGCLSIRGLLSSLLIVYQLLGKLQLSFLYVIGIFLMGYEHLRNLFTSTRTVKSCILQFLVQK, translated from the exons ATGCCTTTTTGCGGATCGAGCGAGGATGGTACCAGGATTTTCTACAGGAGATTTGGCCACGGGAACACCAAAGTCCTCCTGATCATTG gaTTGGCAGCGACGCATGATTCGTGGGAACCCCAGATCAAGGGGTTGACGGGCGCGATTGAACCCAACGATGAGGAGGAAGCAGCGTCTATCGATGGCGATGGGAACTTGGATTGCGATGATGAGGAGTCGCAGAGTGGGATCGAGGTTTGCTGCTTCGACAATCGTGGGGTGGGCGAGAGTTCAATACCCATGAAAAAATCCCAATACAC AACCACTATAATGGCGAAAGATGCACTTGCCCTATTGGATCATCTGGATTGGAAAAGGGCTCACGTGTTCGGGCATTCAATGG GTGCAATGATAGCTTGCAAATTGGCAGCATTAGCACCAGAGCGGATTTGTTCATTGGCTTTGCTCAATGTCACTGGAGGTGGTTTTGAGTGCTTTCCAAAG ATTGATCGACAAATTATATCCCTTGCGTATCGTTTCTTGAGAGCAAAAACTCCAGAGCAAAGAGCTACTGTTGATCTGGAGACCCATTACACGAAG GAATATCTCAACGAATATGTTGGATTGCATACGAGAAGAGAAATCCTTTACCAA GAGTATGTAAAAGCTATATCATCAGCCGGGATGCAATCTAACTGTGGCTTTGAAGGCCAAGTCAATGCTTGCTGGAAACATAAAATGACAGCAAAGGAGCTTGACACAATTCGATCATCTCGGTTTCTCATTTCAGTTATCCATGGCAGGTTGGTACTGGACAAGCTTACTCATCTCTTCTTGTGCTATTTTTCTCTTTTGAAAAGTAGAGAGAAACCTAATTCCTATGCAACGATACATGTTAGGTATGATATTATTGCTCAATTAGATCATGCAAGGAAGCTGGCCAAGATGCTTCAACCATCTACCCGAATGGTGGAACTTCAAGCTGGGCATTTAGTGACACATGAAAGGACAGATGAG GTTAATCAGGCTCTCATGAATCTAATAAATGCTTCAAAATCCAAGCAGAAGCCTGAAGAATGGTATTATATTCCAGAAAGACAAACAG GTTGTCTCTCAATCCGTGGCTTGTTAAGTAGTCTACTGATAGTTTATCAATTGCTCGGGAAGTTGCAACTTAGCTTCCTTTATGTCATTGGAATTTTCCTTATGGGATATGAGCATTTGAGGAACCTTTTCACAAGCACGAGAACTGTTAAGAGTTGCATCTTGCAATTCTTAGTCCAGAAATAG